In the Leptospira bourretii genome, one interval contains:
- a CDS encoding EscU/YscU/HrcU family type III secretion system export apparatus switch protein yields MKRKMKFFFGNTTTWMKSVTKYLFGGTCFLPLGLIENLVTKFFRKSLHFSTGYYEIDLQLFAAADEGRTEPPSERRRREEKEKGNVPKSNEVASTLVLLGGTGVLFVLGDTFIRNTAIFIKKYLPMGMKLDRFGAEEFRVILAGVSRDFFNLLWPILAITLVFAIVGNVVQVGFMFSPRALSFRFDRISPNFKRVLPNRQTLFNLVKSLAKVVLIGVISYVLISGDFLKVLLTGNMGMMQAITLITYSGFKIMMAAGLLLLGIAVADFFFQKSEFEESLKQTPSEAKREMKEDSGDPVMKNRRMQLARDMMQGNMLREVPKADVVITNPTHYSVALSYEMGRDSAPRVIAKGENRLALEIRRIARENDVPIIESPKQARLLYAQVEVGEEIPQEFFQAVVQILITLEKFKKKVGMA; encoded by the coding sequence ATGAAAAGAAAAATGAAGTTTTTTTTCGGTAATACAACTACATGGATGAAATCAGTAACCAAATATTTGTTTGGTGGTACTTGTTTTTTGCCATTAGGACTTATAGAAAATTTGGTTACCAAGTTTTTTCGGAAAAGTCTTCATTTTTCCACAGGTTATTATGAAATAGATCTTCAGCTTTTTGCAGCAGCTGATGAAGGTCGAACTGAACCGCCGAGTGAACGTCGCAGAAGAGAAGAAAAAGAAAAGGGGAATGTCCCTAAGTCCAATGAAGTTGCATCCACACTTGTTTTGTTAGGTGGAACAGGTGTATTATTTGTTTTGGGTGACACATTTATACGAAATACGGCTATTTTTATTAAAAAATACCTTCCCATGGGAATGAAACTAGATCGATTCGGGGCAGAGGAATTTCGTGTGATCCTCGCCGGTGTTTCCCGTGATTTTTTTAATCTGCTTTGGCCAATCCTTGCGATTACTCTTGTATTTGCGATTGTTGGGAATGTGGTGCAGGTAGGGTTTATGTTTTCTCCAAGAGCACTTTCCTTTCGATTTGATCGAATCTCACCAAATTTTAAACGGGTTTTGCCAAATCGCCAAACATTGTTTAATTTGGTTAAGTCCCTCGCAAAAGTAGTGTTAATCGGTGTAATTAGTTATGTTTTAATTTCAGGCGATTTTTTGAAAGTTCTTTTGACGGGAAATATGGGAATGATGCAGGCCATTACTCTCATCACCTATTCTGGATTTAAGATTATGATGGCTGCTGGACTTTTGTTACTGGGGATAGCAGTTGCTGACTTTTTTTTCCAAAAGTCTGAATTTGAAGAATCTCTCAAACAAACTCCTTCAGAAGCAAAACGAGAGATGAAGGAAGATTCGGGTGATCCTGTAATGAAAAACAGAAGGATGCAATTGGCAAGGGATATGATGCAGGGAAATATGCTTCGTGAAGTCCCAAAGGCCGATGTTGTGATTACCAATCCCACTCATTATTCTGTAGCCTTATCTTATGAAATGGGAAGGGACTCTGCACCGAGAGTGATTGCTAAGGGTGAAAACCGCCTAGCACTCGAAATACGAAGAATTGCTCGTGAAAATGATGTCCCAATTATTGAAAGCCCAAAACAAGCACGTCTTTTATATGCGCAAGTGGAAGTGGGAGAAGAAATCCCGCAAGAATTCTTCCAAGCGGTGGTACAAATCCTTATCACCCTTGAGAAGTTCAAAAAAAAAGTAGGAATGGCATAA